In Gossypium raimondii isolate GPD5lz chromosome 12, ASM2569854v1, whole genome shotgun sequence, a single window of DNA contains:
- the LOC105765719 gene encoding CASP-like protein 4A2 produces the protein MKRNQYPNEIMKRSSSSNSETMTHYESPHSPLRLHTHFRSDQGDSDNNTSNYASPEASPVPQHPVVDNSMALIAIDKSTQHNANSSPTTLPSPPLPPSTPAQQSLHLTMNRAVREEGQGVTTKTKVSGGAGGGGARAEALRRSKVYHTATKAALGFRLSEIVLCLISFSVMAADKTQGWSGDSYDRYKEYRYCLAVNVIGFVYAGFQAYDVSYYLMTQTHVIHHYLFPPFEFFMDQILAYLLISASSAAATRVDDWQSNWGKDEFTEMASASIAMAFLAFIAFAFSSIISGFKLWTHQTP, from the exons ATGAAAAGGAATCAATATCCCAACGAGATCATGAAACGATCCTCTTCTTCAAATTCCGAGACAATGACTCACTACGAGTCACCACACTCACCTTTACGACTCCATACCCATTTCCGATCCGACCAGGGCGATTCCGACAACAACACCTCCAATTATGCTTCCCCTGAAGCTTCCCCCGTTCCGCAGCACCCCGTCGTCGATAATTCGATGGCACTCATCGCTATCGACAAGTCAACTCAGCACAACGCTAATTCTTCTCCTACTACTCTTCCTTCTCCGCCGCTTCCTCCTAGTACTCCAGCGCAACAGTCATTGCATTTGACTATGAACCGCGCCGTGAGGGAGGAGGGACAGGGGGTGACGACGAAGACCAAAGTAAGTGGTGGTGCTGGAGGAGGGGGAGCGAGGGCAGAGGCGCTGAGGAGATCGAAGGTGTATCATACGGCGACGAAGGCGGCTTTAGGGTTTCGATTAAGCGAAATCGTTTTGTGCTTGATTTCTTTCTCTGTTATGGCTGCTGATAAAACCCAAGGCTGGAGTGGTGACTCTTACGATCGCTATAAAGAATacag ATACTGTTTAGCAGTAAACGTGATTGGATTTGTATATGCCGGATTTCAAGCCTATGATGTATCCTACTATCTCATGACACAAACGCATGTCATCCACCATTACCTTTTCCCGCCTTTCGAGTTCTTCATGGATCAG ATACTAGCCTATCTTTTGATTTCAGCATCATCAGCAGCAGCCACACGAGTGGACGATTGGCAATCTAACTGGGGGAAAGATGAGTTCACTGAGATGGCTAGTGCCTCAATTGCAATGGCCTTTTTGGCTTTCATTGCTTTTGCATTTAGCTCAATTATATCTGGTTTCAAACTCTGGACCCATCAAACTCCATGA
- the LOC105765720 gene encoding carbonic anhydrase 2 isoform X2 produces MAEKQYSADVVVEGLRKILISEEVKLDEEVQGKVETLIAELQGRIPFPVPDEDAQTLYNGFQSFKINVFDQHPNLFSQLAKAQHPRYLVFACSDSRVSPSTIFNLMPGRAFVSRNIANMVPPFDQLRHTETGAVIEYAIKALKVRNILVIGHSRCGGVERLMNLPDDSDSHTYDFIDDWVKIGLPAKKKVLEENSGLPSEEQLKLCEKESVNNSLGNLLTYPYVRDAMTSGQLALRGGYYDFVNGHFEQWRAFTPAPPLPPMPQPF; encoded by the exons TGAGGAAGTAAAGCTGGATGAGGAGGTACAAGGAAAAGTAGAGACGCTTATTGCTGAGCTCCAAGGGAGAATCCCTTTTCCCGTTCCCGACGAAGATGCTCAAACGCTTTACAATGGCTTTCAATCCTTTAAGATCAACGTTTTCGA CCAACATCCTAATTTGTTCAGTCAACTTGCAAAAGCCCAGCATCCCAGG TACTTGGTGTTTGCATGCTCGGATTCCCGTGTAAGCCCCTCGACTATTTTCAACTTGATGCCAGGCCGAGCCTTTGTTTCTCGCAATATTGCCAACATGGTCCCTCCATTTGACCAG CTAAGACACACTGAGACTGGTGCAGTCATTGAGTATGCTATTAAAGCTCTTAAG GTACGTAACATATTGGTAATTGGGCATAGTCGTTGTGGTGGTGTGGAGAGGCTTATGAATCTTCCAGATGACTCTGATTCTCATACTTA TGACTTCATAGATGACTGGGTGAAAATTGGTTTGCCTGCAAAGAAAAAGGTCCTGGAAGAAAATAGTGGCCTGCCTTCTGAAGAACAATTGAAGCTTTGCGAAAAG GAATCAGTGAATAACTCACTGGGAAATCTACTGACATATCCATATGTGAGAGATGCTATGACGAGTGGACAATTGGCACTGAGAGGAGGTTATTACGACTTTGTTAATGGACATTTTGAGCAATGGAGGGCCTTCACACCAGCTCCACCCTTGCCACCCATGCCCCAGCCTTTCTAA
- the LOC105765720 gene encoding carbonic anhydrase 2 isoform X1, with amino-acid sequence MQLSERKRRVHLFLLLPKQIVIVILNVTNFSKRKLNRAYKYHKPEAAISNISNSTSKRAYIQMAEKQYSADVVVEGLRKILISEEVKLDEEVQGKVETLIAELQGRIPFPVPDEDAQTLYNGFQSFKINVFDQHPNLFSQLAKAQHPRYLVFACSDSRVSPSTIFNLMPGRAFVSRNIANMVPPFDQLRHTETGAVIEYAIKALKVRNILVIGHSRCGGVERLMNLPDDSDSHTYDFIDDWVKIGLPAKKKVLEENSGLPSEEQLKLCEKESVNNSLGNLLTYPYVRDAMTSGQLALRGGYYDFVNGHFEQWRAFTPAPPLPPMPQPF; translated from the exons ATGCAATTATCCGAAAGGAAGAGACGTGTTCATTTGTTCCTTCTCTTACCTAAACAAATTGTTATTGTCATTTTAAACGTGACCAATTTTTCAAAGAGAAAACTCAACAGAGCCTATAAATACCACAAGCCTGAAGCTGCAATATCAAACATATCCAATTCAACTTCAAAG AGAGCATATATACAAATGGCTGAGAAGCAATATTCTGCTGATGTTGTTGTTGAAGGACTGAGGAAGATTCTCATCAG TGAGGAAGTAAAGCTGGATGAGGAGGTACAAGGAAAAGTAGAGACGCTTATTGCTGAGCTCCAAGGGAGAATCCCTTTTCCCGTTCCCGACGAAGATGCTCAAACGCTTTACAATGGCTTTCAATCCTTTAAGATCAACGTTTTCGA CCAACATCCTAATTTGTTCAGTCAACTTGCAAAAGCCCAGCATCCCAGG TACTTGGTGTTTGCATGCTCGGATTCCCGTGTAAGCCCCTCGACTATTTTCAACTTGATGCCAGGCCGAGCCTTTGTTTCTCGCAATATTGCCAACATGGTCCCTCCATTTGACCAG CTAAGACACACTGAGACTGGTGCAGTCATTGAGTATGCTATTAAAGCTCTTAAG GTACGTAACATATTGGTAATTGGGCATAGTCGTTGTGGTGGTGTGGAGAGGCTTATGAATCTTCCAGATGACTCTGATTCTCATACTTA TGACTTCATAGATGACTGGGTGAAAATTGGTTTGCCTGCAAAGAAAAAGGTCCTGGAAGAAAATAGTGGCCTGCCTTCTGAAGAACAATTGAAGCTTTGCGAAAAG GAATCAGTGAATAACTCACTGGGAAATCTACTGACATATCCATATGTGAGAGATGCTATGACGAGTGGACAATTGGCACTGAGAGGAGGTTATTACGACTTTGTTAATGGACATTTTGAGCAATGGAGGGCCTTCACACCAGCTCCACCCTTGCCACCCATGCCCCAGCCTTTCTAA